The following proteins are encoded in a genomic region of Magnolia sinica isolate HGM2019 chromosome 1, MsV1, whole genome shotgun sequence:
- the LOC131255355 gene encoding probable indole-3-pyruvate monooxygenase YUCCA4 — protein MGSLSEGENLLKPTWVHGPVIVGAGPSGLAVAACLEKSGIPSIVLEKTNCISSLWQQRTYDRLNLHLPKQFCELPLMGFPKDFPKYPSKRQFIKYMESYATEFSIKPKFEQSVRSAEFDSACGLWRIRTQDVEYMSRWLIVATGENAQPVIPEITGIEKFHGPVLHTRVYKSGADFSQQKVLVVGCGNSGMEVSLDLCGHNANPHMVARNTVHILPREMFGISTFRIAMALLKWFPLRLVDRFLLLVAHFTLGNTDRFGLRRPKTGPIELKNTTGKTPVLDVGALAKIKSGKIKVMEGVKEITRRGAKFVDGQEKEFDSIILATGYKSNVPSWLKGTDFFTPQGMPKTPFPDGWKGENGLYSVGFTMRGLLGASLDAMKIAEDIGLQWKKTSKDTHNLNSTHLVLCTNSHRRS, from the exons ATGGGTTCTCTCAGTGAAGGTGAGAACTTGCTAAAACCCACTTGGGTGCACGGTCCTGTCATCGTAGGAGCAGGCCCTTCTGGCCTTGCAGTCGCTGCTTGTCTGGAAAAGAGCGGCATCCCGTCGATCGTGCTTGAGAAAACCAACTGCATATCTTCTCTCTGGCAACAACGGACCTACGACCGCTTGAATCTCCACCTACCCAAGCAGTTCTGCGAGCTACCGTTAATGGGTTTTCCCAAGGACTTCCCAAAGTACCCCTCAAAGCGCCAATTCATCAAGTACATGGAGTCCTACGCTACGGAATTCTCCATCAAGCCAAAGTTCGAGCAGTCGGTCCGGAGCGCCGAGTTCGATTCGGCTTGTGGGTTGTGGAGGATTCGAACCCAAGACGTCGAGTACATGTCTCGGTGGCTCATTGTCGCAACGGGAGAGAATGCCCAGCCTGTAATTCCTGAAATTACAGGGATTGAGAAGTTCCATGGCCCTGTTCTTCACACCAGAGTGTATAAGTCAGGTGCTGATTTCAGCCAGCAGAAGGTTTTGGTGGTGGGGTGTGGGAATTCTGGTATGGAAGTTAGCTTGGATCTTTGTGGTCACAATGCCAACCCTCATATGGTGGCTAGAAACACT GTGCATATTCTACCAAGAGAGATGTTTGGCATATCCACATTCAGAATAGCAATGGCTCTTCTCAAATGGTTCCCTTTAAGACTTGTGGACCGGTTCCTCTTGCTAGTGGCTCATTTCACCCTTGGAAATACAGACCGGTTCGGTCTCCGAAGGCCCAAAACCGGCCCAATCGAGCTCAAGAACACGACGGGCAAGACCCCGGTTTTGGACGTTGGCGCTTTAGCCAAAATAAAATCCGGAAAAATCAAG GTGATGGAAGGGGTGAAAGAGATAACAAGGAGAGGAGCGAAATTCGTTGATGGTCAGGAAAAGGAGTTCGATTCTATAATACTAGCAACGGGTTACAAGAGCAACGTTCCATCATGGCTCAAG GGCACGGATTTCTTTACACCGCAAGGCATGCCGAAAACCCCATTCCCCGACGGTTGGAAAGGTGAGAATGGGTTATATAGCGTGGGGTTTACGATGCGAGGGCTCTTGGGTGCGTCCTTAGACGCAATGAAAATTGCCGAAGACATAGGCCTGCAATGGAAGAAAACAAGCAAGGACACTCACAATCTCAACAGTACCCATCTTGTCCTATGTACAAATTCTCACCGTAGATCATGA